From the Gramella sp. Hel_I_59 genome, one window contains:
- a CDS encoding thioredoxin family protein produces MIKELDQDNLSEIVNDNDTVVVQYMAGWCGNCRLMKPKFKKLSAEHENAQFILVDAEKYPESRKLAKVDNLPTFATFKNGSFKNQVQTNKFDQLKNLVDEVTSN; encoded by the coding sequence ATGATTAAGGAATTAGATCAGGATAACTTAAGTGAGATTGTAAATGATAATGATACTGTTGTAGTACAGTACATGGCGGGATGGTGTGGAAACTGTCGTTTAATGAAGCCAAAATTCAAGAAGTTATCTGCAGAGCATGAAAATGCGCAGTTCATTCTTGTAGATGCTGAAAAGTATCCGGAATCAAGAAAACTGGCGAAAGTTGATAACCTTCCAACATTTGCAACCTTCAAAAATGGAAGTTTTAAGAATCAGGTTCAAACGAATAAGTTTGACCAATTAAAAAACTTAGTAGATGAAGTTACCAGTAATTAA
- a CDS encoding peroxiredoxin — protein MALVGKKFPNLSVDAMNEMGDTFKLNILEEAQKNNKKVLLFWYPKDFTFVCPTELHAFQNAMAEFEKRNVMVVGASCDTPEVHFAWLNTPKDNGGIEGVTYPILADSNRNLSSRLDILDIMSETYDDETGAVTLEGDNVTYRATYLIDEEGTIFHEGVNHMPLGRNVNEFLRLIDAYTHVQEKGEVCPANWEEGKEGMNADREGVASYLSLN, from the coding sequence ATGGCTTTAGTAGGAAAAAAATTTCCAAATCTTAGTGTAGACGCAATGAACGAAATGGGTGATACTTTCAAATTAAACATTTTGGAAGAAGCTCAGAAGAATAACAAGAAAGTTCTTTTATTCTGGTACCCTAAAGACTTTACGTTCGTATGTCCTACAGAGCTACATGCATTTCAAAATGCAATGGCTGAGTTCGAAAAGAGAAATGTAATGGTAGTTGGAGCATCTTGTGATACTCCTGAAGTTCATTTCGCTTGGTTGAACACTCCTAAGGATAATGGTGGAATTGAAGGTGTAACTTACCCAATTCTTGCAGATAGTAACCGTAACCTAAGTTCAAGACTTGATATCCTTGACATCATGAGCGAAACTTATGATGATGAAACAGGAGCTGTAACTCTTGAAGGTGATAACGTGACTTACAGAGCAACTTACCTTATCGATGAGGAAGGAACAATTTTCCATGAAGGTGTAAATCATATGCCACTTGGAAGAAACGTAAACGAATTCCTAAGATTGATCGATGCTTATACGCACGTACAGGAAAAAGGTGAGGTTTGTCCAGCAAACTGGGAAGAAGGTAAAGAAGGAATGAATGCAGACCGCGAAGGAGTTGCATCATACTTAAGCCTTAACTAA